A stretch of Oceaniferula marina DNA encodes these proteins:
- the ptsP gene encoding phosphoenolpyruvate--protein phosphotransferase — translation MQNEDQETIIQGTAGSPGIAFGPVHVAARGFSAPDVYEIPASQIANEQKRFEQAVEITKKQLDELRQHIENLSGDGSEKIFEAHVMVLEDPSLIRRVNEAITDRCQNAEYAFYAVMQNFLESMRRLNDSYFKERAADIDDVCQRVLRNFQFDTPSQQIERPDHKHIMVAYDLTPSDTAMIDRANVQGFATEQGSVNSHTAILARSLGIPAVVGLENVIIDTQTLTEAILDGYTGKLILNPSAETVRFYQDQAESKKSALKKLEGLREKNTTTSDGRRITLSANIEFTNELPMVQQSGAEGVGLFRTEFYLLEGGEMPDEQQQTEVYTEVAEATSPHQAIIRTLDAGGDKIPAEPLSHPEPNPFLGWRGIRVSLTRTALFKEQLRAILRASTHGKLGIMFPMISGLREVRTAKDLLKQCMDELHRENVPFDEKIETGVMIEIPSAAMMANEIAREVDFFSIGTNDLIQYTVAVDRVNHYVAHLYKPTHPAVIRLMDITVKAAKDNGIWTGVCGEMASDLMLTPLLVGLGIDELSVGSHMLPSIKKAVRSLSSAECTEAMQDILSASSSPDIHRVSSEMAQRCYPELLA, via the coding sequence ATGCAGAACGAGGATCAGGAAACCATTATTCAAGGCACCGCGGGATCTCCCGGGATCGCCTTCGGTCCCGTGCACGTTGCGGCTCGTGGATTCTCCGCACCCGACGTCTACGAAATCCCTGCCTCGCAAATCGCCAACGAGCAGAAGCGGTTCGAACAAGCGGTCGAGATCACTAAGAAGCAACTCGATGAACTGCGTCAACACATCGAAAACCTCTCAGGCGACGGCAGCGAAAAAATTTTTGAAGCCCACGTTATGGTGCTTGAAGACCCGTCGCTGATCAGACGTGTCAATGAGGCCATTACAGACCGCTGCCAAAATGCGGAATATGCATTCTACGCCGTCATGCAGAACTTCCTGGAATCAATGCGCCGGCTCAATGACAGTTATTTCAAGGAACGGGCGGCCGATATCGACGATGTCTGCCAACGGGTGCTGCGCAATTTTCAGTTCGATACGCCAAGCCAGCAGATTGAGCGCCCGGACCACAAACATATCATGGTCGCTTATGACCTGACCCCCAGTGACACGGCGATGATCGACCGGGCCAATGTGCAAGGTTTTGCCACCGAACAGGGCAGCGTCAACTCACACACCGCCATCCTTGCCCGATCGCTTGGCATCCCAGCGGTTGTCGGATTGGAAAATGTCATTATCGACACCCAGACCCTGACCGAAGCCATCCTCGATGGATACACGGGAAAACTCATCCTCAACCCAAGCGCCGAAACGGTCCGTTTCTACCAGGATCAGGCGGAAAGTAAAAAGTCCGCCCTGAAAAAGCTGGAGGGCCTTCGAGAAAAAAACACCACAACCTCGGACGGGCGTCGAATCACCCTCTCTGCCAACATCGAATTCACCAATGAATTACCGATGGTCCAACAGTCCGGAGCAGAAGGTGTCGGACTATTCCGCACCGAGTTTTATCTACTGGAAGGTGGGGAAATGCCCGATGAGCAGCAACAAACCGAAGTATACACCGAGGTAGCGGAGGCCACGAGCCCCCACCAAGCGATCATCCGCACCCTCGATGCCGGAGGTGATAAAATCCCGGCCGAACCCCTCTCCCACCCGGAACCCAATCCTTTCCTTGGTTGGCGGGGTATCCGGGTATCACTGACCCGAACCGCGTTGTTCAAAGAACAGCTCCGAGCCATCCTCCGAGCCAGCACCCACGGAAAACTTGGCATTATGTTTCCCATGATTTCCGGGTTACGGGAAGTTCGCACGGCCAAAGATCTACTGAAGCAATGCATGGATGAGCTTCATCGCGAAAACGTGCCATTCGATGAAAAGATCGAAACGGGCGTGATGATTGAAATTCCATCTGCGGCCATGATGGCCAATGAAATCGCACGCGAGGTCGACTTTTTCTCTATCGGAACCAATGATTTGATCCAGTACACTGTGGCCGTCGACCGGGTCAACCACTACGTTGCCCACCTCTACAAACCCACCCACCCAGCAGTCATCCGACTGATGGATATTACCGTCAAGGCGGCCAAGGACAACGGTATCTGGACCGGCGTCTGCGGTGAAATGGCCAGTGATCTGATGCTGACCCCCCTTCTCGTCGGGCTCGGCATTGATGAACTCTCGGTCGGATCCCACATGCTGCCCAGTATCAAAAAAGCCGTTCGTTCACTCTCCAGTGCCGAATGCACCGAGGCCATGCAGGATATTCTCTCTGCCTCCTCCAGCCCGGATATCCACAGGGTCTCAAGCGAAATGGCCCAACGTTGCTACCCGGAGCTGCTCGCATAA
- a CDS encoding HPr family phosphocarrier protein, with amino-acid sequence MPTAEFTVTNKLGIHARPAAQFVKTASQFTCDIQVEKDDEQADGKSIMGLMMLAAGHGSILIITTDGDDADDALEALGNLISNNFEA; translated from the coding sequence ATGCCAACTGCCGAATTCACCGTCACCAATAAATTGGGCATCCATGCCCGTCCCGCAGCCCAGTTTGTTAAGACTGCAAGCCAATTCACTTGCGATATTCAGGTAGAAAAAGACGATGAACAAGCTGACGGCAAATCCATCATGGGCCTGATGATGCTCGCTGCCGGCCATGGATCCATCCTCATCATCACCACAGATGGCGATGATGCCGACGATGCCCTTGAGGCACTGGGCAACCTGATCAGCAACAATTTCGAAGCCTGA
- the hprK gene encoding HPr(Ser) kinase/phosphatase — MPAKQKRKCISHLTVAEFFERHAKALKLTLQGESVGFNRKIIEPTINHPGLALAGHLSYFAYKRIQVLGNSEQSFLSKRTDEERIDCFREICKRNIPCIVTSRGKELTPELLKVAHEEGVAVFTTPLVTMKFVNSATLLLEDDFAQSTTRHGCMIDYRGVGVLIMGDSGVGKSEVAIGLLERGGALVADDMVILRKVGNELIASTKEFSRGFIEMRGIGIVNVANLFGLGSIRPHKRLDLVITLKPYSDLNKVDRLGVNRETYTILDWEVTHVEIPVAPGRDTARLVATTCLEHQLRNMGYDMAAEFNQRLLDKMAPESPGNAI, encoded by the coding sequence ATGCCAGCCAAGCAGAAGCGCAAATGCATCTCCCACCTGACCGTTGCCGAGTTTTTTGAACGTCACGCCAAGGCCCTCAAACTCACCCTGCAAGGGGAATCGGTCGGTTTTAACCGCAAAATCATCGAACCCACGATTAACCACCCTGGTCTGGCGCTCGCCGGCCACCTTTCCTATTTTGCCTACAAACGTATTCAGGTGCTTGGCAACTCAGAACAATCATTCCTGAGCAAACGAACGGATGAAGAGCGAATCGATTGCTTCCGCGAAATATGCAAACGCAACATCCCCTGCATCGTCACCTCACGGGGTAAGGAACTGACCCCGGAACTACTGAAAGTCGCACATGAGGAAGGCGTTGCCGTTTTTACTACACCGCTGGTCACCATGAAGTTTGTCAACTCCGCCACCCTGCTTCTGGAAGATGACTTCGCCCAATCCACCACCCGACACGGGTGTATGATCGATTACCGTGGGGTTGGCGTATTGATCATGGGCGACAGTGGCGTAGGGAAAAGCGAAGTCGCAATCGGGCTACTCGAACGTGGGGGCGCCCTGGTAGCAGACGATATGGTCATTCTCCGAAAAGTCGGCAACGAACTGATTGCCAGCACCAAAGAGTTTTCCCGAGGATTCATTGAAATGCGAGGCATCGGCATCGTCAATGTGGCCAACCTGTTTGGTCTGGGGAGCATCCGCCCCCACAAGCGACTCGATCTCGTCATCACACTCAAACCCTACTCCGACCTCAACAAAGTCGACCGCTTGGGTGTGAACCGGGAAACCTACACCATCCTCGACTGGGAAGTCACCCACGTCGAAATCCCAGTGGCCCCTGGACGCGATACTGCTCGCCTCGTAGCGACCACCTGCCTCGAGCACCAACTCCGCAATATGGGCTATGATATGGCGGCTGAATTCAATCAGCGATTGCTAGATAAAATGGCACCGGAAAGCCCAGGAAACGCAATCTAA